In the genome of Nymphaea colorata isolate Beijing-Zhang1983 chromosome 9, ASM883128v2, whole genome shotgun sequence, one region contains:
- the LOC116260992 gene encoding uncharacterized protein LOC116260992 isoform X1 → MATLEEMSPPSALNYTQDSKGSKGFSPTCCNSSSDELLWNKLRSRTDHFVEKRKNEGLKRRSFPDEDPLLSEQKGTEEAERSRKRMKEGDSFLLLKGLDSIASSLSQLTNCLDSALQGATDLSKPRLAEVFCSRDPATTEQEEGHPRQPPKEDGTSDRDPLSVNKSGSAAPPQSKEEERGKLKNAQNLACAMATKAASLARELQSIKSDLLFMQERCNLLEEENRRLRDGIAKGLRPEEDDLVRLQLEALLAEKSRLANENANLTRENQCLHQLVEYHQLTMQDLSASPDQTIVEGVRLDFSSLPEAEEEEGPPRTPRTDNIGFLYCDGPRE, encoded by the exons ATGGCTACGTTGGAGGAAATGTCGCCGCCTTCCGCTCTCAATTACACG CAGGACAGCAAGGGGTCCAAAGGTTTTTCTCCGACTTGTTGCAACAGCTCGTCCGATGAATTGTTGTGGAATAAACTCAGAAGCAGGACGGACCATTttgtggagaaaagaaagaacgaaGGGTTAAAAAGGcgatcctttcctgatgaagATCCCTTGCTCTCTGAGCAAAAG GGCACTGAAGAAGCTGAAAGAAGCAGGAAGAGAATGAAGGAGGGCGATTCGTTTCTGCTGCTCAAAGGATTAGATTCGATTGCGTCTTCCCTCTCTCAGCTCACCAACTGCCTCGATTCTGCATTACAG GGGGCAACGGATCTCTCTAAGCCCAGATTGGCGGAGGTGTTCTGTAGCAGAGATCCTGCAACGACGGAGCAAGAGGAAGGTCATCCAAGACAACCACCAAAAGAAGACGGGACATCCGATCGCGATCCTCTCTCTGTAAACAAATCAGGATCCGCTGCTCCTCCTCAATCCAAGGAAGAGGAGAGAGGAAAGCTGAAGAACGCCCAAAAC CTCGCATGTGCAATGGCAACAAAAGCAGCTTCACTGGCACGAGAACTGCAATCGATTAAATCGGATCTGCTTTTCATGCAAGAAAGGTGTAACCTTCTTGAAGAAGAGAACAGGAGGCTTCGAGATGGAATAGCTAAGGGCCTCAGGCCAGAGGAAGATGATTTG GTGAGGCTGCAACTGGAAGCACTTCTAGCAGAGAAGTCAAGGTTAGCTAATGAGAACGCAAACCTCACGAGGGAGAACCAGTGTCTTCACCAGCTGGTTGAGTATCATCAATTGACGATGCAGGATCTCTCTGCATCACCTGATCAGACGATAGTGGAAGGGGTGCGCTTGGACTTCTCATCGCTGCCTGAGgcagaagaggaggaaggaCCGCCAAGAACCCCAAGGACCGATAACATTGGGTTCTTATACTGTGATGGGCCTCGTGAATAG
- the LOC116260846 gene encoding chloroplast stem-loop binding protein of 41 kDa a, chloroplastic: MGSSSVLASHPLTTSCFLPCSKVSSLPLTSPCFASISSFPAASSSNVLLLSGRPLLFTINPIATRRPRLPCFSVFASSDKQKKKVLIVNTNSGGHAVIGFYLSKDLLSSGHSVTILTVGGEQSDKMKKPPFNRFSELVDLGAQTIWGDPSNLGKLVDGAAFDVVLDNNGKDLDSVKPVADWAKGAGVKQFLFISSAGIYKTSDEVPHVEGDLVKSDAGHVAVEKYIEELSFSSWAVFRPQYMIGSGNNKDCEEWFFDRIVRDRPVPIPSPGIQLTNISHVRDLSSMLTLAVEDPDAANGNIFNCVCDRAVTFDGLAKLCAQAAGRNIKIIHYDPKAVGVDSKKAFPFRNMHFYAEPRAAKEILDWESSTNLSEDLKERFEEYVSIGRDKKDMQFEIDDKILESLKEAVAV; encoded by the exons ATGGGGTCCTCTTCTGTCTTAGCTTCTCATCCTTTGACGACTTCCTGCTTCCTCCCCTGTTCAAAAGTGTCATCCTTACCTTTAACCTCTCCTTGTTTTGCTTCTATCTCTTCCTTTCCTGCTGCCTCTTCCTCAAATGTTTTGCTACTCTCTGGACGCCCGCTGCTTTTTACAATAAATCCCATTGCAACACGACGGCCCAGGTTGCCTTGTTTCTCTGTATTCGCTTCTTCGgacaagcaaaagaagaaggTTCTGATTGTCAACACAAACAGTGGAGGGCATGCCGTGATCGGGTTTTATCTGTCGAAGGACCTCCTCAGCTCCGGTCATAGCGTCACCATATTGACAGTTGGCGGTGAACAGTCGGACAAGATGAAGAAGCCTCCCTTTAACCGATTCTCT GAGCTTGTTGATCTAGGCGCTCAGACAATATGGGGTGATCCATCAAATCTGGGTAAATTGGTAGATGGGGCAGCCTTTGATGTTGTTTTGGATAACAATGGCAAGGATTTAGATTCTGTCAA GCCTGTGGCTGATTGGGCAAAAGGTGCTGGTGTGAAACAGTTTCTCTTTATCAGCAGCGCTGGTATTTACAAGACAAGTGATGAAGTTCCACATGTTGAAGGG GATCTTGTCAAAAGTGATGCCGGTCATGTTGCTGTAGAAAAGTACATCGAGGAACTCTCCTTCAGCAGCTGGGCTGTATTTAGACCTCAATACATGATAGGATCTGGAAATAACAAAGATTGTGAAGAATGGTTTTTTGATA GAATTGTTCGTGACAGACCCGTTCCAATACCTAGCCCAGGGATCCAGCTCACAAACATTTCACATGTTAGAGACTTATCTAGCATGCTAACTTTGGCTGTTGAAGACCCGGACGCTGCCAATGGCAATATCTTCAATTGTGTATGCGATCGTGCTGTAACCTTTGATGGTTTGGCAAAACTATGTGCACAAGCTGCAGGTCGCAACATTAAGATAATTCACTATGATCCAAAAGCTGTGGGTGTTGATTCTAAGAAAGCATTTCCTTTTCGAAATATG CACTTCTATGCAGAGCCCAGGGCAGCGAAAGAGATACTAGACTGGGAGTCCAGTACTAATCTTTCTGAAGACTTGAAAGAAAGATTTGAAGAATACGTAAGCATTGGGAGGGACAAGAAAGATATGCAATTTGAAATTGATGACAAAATATTGGAGTCCCTAAAAGAAGCTGTTGCAGTTTGA
- the LOC116260992 gene encoding uncharacterized protein LOC116260992 isoform X2: MATLEEMSPPSALNYTDSKGSKGFSPTCCNSSSDELLWNKLRSRTDHFVEKRKNEGLKRRSFPDEDPLLSEQKGTEEAERSRKRMKEGDSFLLLKGLDSIASSLSQLTNCLDSALQGATDLSKPRLAEVFCSRDPATTEQEEGHPRQPPKEDGTSDRDPLSVNKSGSAAPPQSKEEERGKLKNAQNLACAMATKAASLARELQSIKSDLLFMQERCNLLEEENRRLRDGIAKGLRPEEDDLVRLQLEALLAEKSRLANENANLTRENQCLHQLVEYHQLTMQDLSASPDQTIVEGVRLDFSSLPEAEEEEGPPRTPRTDNIGFLYCDGPRE; this comes from the exons ATGGCTACGTTGGAGGAAATGTCGCCGCCTTCCGCTCTCAATTACACG GACAGCAAGGGGTCCAAAGGTTTTTCTCCGACTTGTTGCAACAGCTCGTCCGATGAATTGTTGTGGAATAAACTCAGAAGCAGGACGGACCATTttgtggagaaaagaaagaacgaaGGGTTAAAAAGGcgatcctttcctgatgaagATCCCTTGCTCTCTGAGCAAAAG GGCACTGAAGAAGCTGAAAGAAGCAGGAAGAGAATGAAGGAGGGCGATTCGTTTCTGCTGCTCAAAGGATTAGATTCGATTGCGTCTTCCCTCTCTCAGCTCACCAACTGCCTCGATTCTGCATTACAG GGGGCAACGGATCTCTCTAAGCCCAGATTGGCGGAGGTGTTCTGTAGCAGAGATCCTGCAACGACGGAGCAAGAGGAAGGTCATCCAAGACAACCACCAAAAGAAGACGGGACATCCGATCGCGATCCTCTCTCTGTAAACAAATCAGGATCCGCTGCTCCTCCTCAATCCAAGGAAGAGGAGAGAGGAAAGCTGAAGAACGCCCAAAAC CTCGCATGTGCAATGGCAACAAAAGCAGCTTCACTGGCACGAGAACTGCAATCGATTAAATCGGATCTGCTTTTCATGCAAGAAAGGTGTAACCTTCTTGAAGAAGAGAACAGGAGGCTTCGAGATGGAATAGCTAAGGGCCTCAGGCCAGAGGAAGATGATTTG GTGAGGCTGCAACTGGAAGCACTTCTAGCAGAGAAGTCAAGGTTAGCTAATGAGAACGCAAACCTCACGAGGGAGAACCAGTGTCTTCACCAGCTGGTTGAGTATCATCAATTGACGATGCAGGATCTCTCTGCATCACCTGATCAGACGATAGTGGAAGGGGTGCGCTTGGACTTCTCATCGCTGCCTGAGgcagaagaggaggaaggaCCGCCAAGAACCCCAAGGACCGATAACATTGGGTTCTTATACTGTGATGGGCCTCGTGAATAG